The Deinococcus aerophilus region CACGCTGATGAGCAGCAGGGTGGGGACCATGCCCAGGAGGCGGCGCAGCGCGTAGCTCAGCATGGCAGGGGGGGCGCGGGAAACAGAGGGCCGGCAGGCCCCGCGGCGGGCGGCGGGAAACAGGTCATGGGTGGTCTTCCTCCCAGAGGGTGAGGGCCGGGGTGGGGGTTTGGTGGAGGACAGGCGGCGGGAGGCGGGGGGCCGCCGGCGTTTTCTCGCCCTGCGCGCCCCGCCTCCCGCCCGTGTTCCTGGCTCCTTACTTCTGGTAGATCAGGGGGACCGGGTTGTAGCCGGGAATAACCCCCAGGTTGTAGATGTAGTTGCCGTACTTGTTGCTGATGGCCCCGATGTTCTCGGGCTTGGCGATGGGGGTCACCGGCAGATTCTGGGCGAACAGCAGCTGCCAGCGGGTGTACAGGGCCTTGCGCTGGCTCGCCGAGGTGGTTGTGGCCGCGTCGTTGAAGATGTTGTAAATCTCCTTTTCCCACGGAGCCATCTTCGCGAGGTTGGGCGTTCCGCCGTCCTGCGCCGGCTGGGTGCTGCGGTGCCAGTAGTACAGCGCGCCGCCGGGCTGCCAGATGGGCTTGCGCAGTTCGGGGTCCGGCTGGTCGCCGAAAGCGGCCACGATCATCTCGAAGTCCCCCGCCATGCCGGTGGAGAACAGCTTGCTCGACAGGATGCCCTTGAGGTTCACCTTGACGCCCAGCTTCTTGAAATCGCTCTGCAGAATGGTGGCGATCGCCGGGTATACGGCGCTGTCGGTGCCGTAGGTCAGGTCAATTTCCAGGTCCTTGCCGCCGGGCACGTTGCGCACGCCGTTGCCATCGGTGTCCTTGACTCCCAGGGCGTCGAGCGCCTTGCCGGCGGCCGTCAGGTCAAACTTGCCCAGCTGGGCCCGCGTGTTCGTGTACCACTGCGTGTTTACCGGCGCGACGCCGTGACCGGGCAGGCTCGCCAGACCGTTGTACACCGTGTCGATGATGCGCTCGCGGTCCACCGCACTCTGCATGGCGCGCCGGAAACGGGCGTCGCTGAACAGCTTGGAGAGGGCCGGGTCCTTGGCGTCGAAGTTGTACGCGACAAAGGGGGGGCTGCCGAACAGCGCCGTGGAGCGCAGCACCTTGAAGGCAGCGCCCGCGACCTCCTTGGACTTCAGGTCCGGAAACTGCGCGCCGCTGCTGTTCAGCTGGTCGAGGTTGCCGGCCAGGAACTGGGCCACCTGCGCCTGGGGGTCGCGGATGATCAGGAAGTTCAGGGCGTTCAGGTAGGGCAGGGGCGTACCGCTGGCGTCGACCTTCCAGAAGTTCGGGTTCTTGACCAGGCTGACCTTCTGGCCCGCCGTGTAGCCCGCGAGTTTGAAGGGACCGGTTCCCACGACCTCGCTGGGGGCCACGTTGGTGGGCCAGGCGTTGTTGATGTCGGCCGGCTTGGCCCCGCCGTCCACGCTGAACTTGGCGAGCTTGTGCTGCGGCATGATGAAGTAGCGCTGCTGCAGCAAGAAGGCGGGCGCGGCGCGCGGCAGGGTGAACTGCACGGTGTTAGCGTCGATCTTCTTGATGGTGACGTCCTTGCCGTCCAGCTTGAAGTTCCCGGCGTCGCCCGCGCGGGCCTCGGGGTTCATGATGATGTTCTTGTACGAGAAGACGACGTCATCGGCGTTGAAGGCCTGACCGTCGCTCCACTTCACGCCCTGACGCAGCTTGAAGGTGTAGACCTTGCCGCCCTCGGTGATGGTCCAGCTCTCGGCCAGGGCAGGCTCGATCTTGTAGGTGGCGTAGTTGAACTCCACCAGACCGTCGAACAGCTGCTGCGAGATCAGGCCCAGGTTGTTGTCGATCACGCCGTAATAGAACAGGCTCTGCGGGCTGTCGCCCAGCGCGAGCGTCAGCGTGCCGCCGGGCTTGCCGGTGGTGACGCCCAGCGTGCCATAGCCGCTGACCTTCTTGGGAGCGGCCAGCGCACCGCCGAGCAGGGCCAGGGTGACCAGCGCGGCGGAACGGAGCAGGCGGCGGGATGAAGTGTGCTGCATGAAAACCTCCGGAAACATCGGGGAGTGGGGCAGAAACGGGGGGGGGCAGGCAGACGAAGCGGACCTCGAAGGCCAGACTGAATTGTGATACTCGACGCCCCAGAGTAATACCACTTTGCGGCCAATGACAACCCCCTTGCCAAGTGGTTTGGGAGTGGTATGTTCTGAGGCGATGTCTGCGTCTGCCTCCCCGCCTGCCTGGGCCGTCCCGCTCGATGCCGGAAGTGCCACCCCGGTGTACCTGC contains the following coding sequences:
- a CDS encoding ABC transporter substrate-binding protein, whose amino-acid sequence is MQHTSSRRLLRSAALVTLALLGGALAAPKKVSGYGTLGVTTGKPGGTLTLALGDSPQSLFYYGVIDNNLGLISQQLFDGLVEFNYATYKIEPALAESWTITEGGKVYTFKLRQGVKWSDGQAFNADDVVFSYKNIIMNPEARAGDAGNFKLDGKDVTIKKIDANTVQFTLPRAAPAFLLQQRYFIMPQHKLAKFSVDGGAKPADINNAWPTNVAPSEVVGTGPFKLAGYTAGQKVSLVKNPNFWKVDASGTPLPYLNALNFLIIRDPQAQVAQFLAGNLDQLNSSGAQFPDLKSKEVAGAAFKVLRSTALFGSPPFVAYNFDAKDPALSKLFSDARFRRAMQSAVDRERIIDTVYNGLASLPGHGVAPVNTQWYTNTRAQLGKFDLTAAGKALDALGVKDTDGNGVRNVPGGKDLEIDLTYGTDSAVYPAIATILQSDFKKLGVKVNLKGILSSKLFSTGMAGDFEMIVAAFGDQPDPELRKPIWQPGGALYYWHRSTQPAQDGGTPNLAKMAPWEKEIYNIFNDAATTTSASQRKALYTRWQLLFAQNLPVTPIAKPENIGAISNKYGNYIYNLGVIPGYNPVPLIYQK